A region of Granulibacter bethesdensis DNA encodes the following proteins:
- a CDS encoding DUF1467 family protein produces MFRHIGWFTAIVLYALIWWTLLFAILPLGTRTRQEADDVSGWRGTPENPQILKKALLTTLISIVVWGIFMVVINSDYLSFRNGWLALPKD; encoded by the coding sequence ATGTTTCGTCATATCGGCTGGTTCACCGCGATCGTGCTGTATGCGTTGATCTGGTGGACCCTGCTTTTTGCCATTCTGCCGCTGGGTACCCGCACCAGACAGGAGGCTGATGATGTCAGCGGGTGGCGCGGGACGCCTGAAAATCCGCAAATTCTGAAAAAAGCTTTGCTGACGACCCTGATCTCCATCGTGGTGTGGGGCATTTTCATGGTTGTCATCAACAGCGATTACCTCAGTTTCCGAAATGGCTGGCTTGCTCTGCCCAAAGATTAA